The following are from one region of the Ischnura elegans chromosome 12, ioIscEleg1.1, whole genome shotgun sequence genome:
- the LOC124169767 gene encoding cuticle protein 1-like, with translation MAVKLIVLALCVAVAMGGGAPGARYPAGVNPHACPNYPYCNNAALAAYASGHHGAVAPYAAPAYAAYGHHGAGVHGAAAAYPAGVTPHTCPNYPYCGPTPAKKWSGAAPAYGGGHGWAGSHAAPVWGHAGAYGGQQGPAPARYPAGVSPHACPNYPYCH, from the exons ATGGCCGTTAAACTG ATCGTCCTTGCCCTCTGTGTGGCCGTAGCAATGGGAGGAGGTGCTCCCGGCGCCAGATACCCGGCTGGCGTCAACCCCCACGCCTGCCCCAACTACCCCTACTGCAACAACGCTGCCCTCGCCGCATACGCAAGCGGACACCACGGCGCTGTTGCACCCTACGCTGCACCCGCCTACGCCGCGTACGGACACCACGGTGCCGGGGTCCACGGAGCCGCAGCCGCGTACCCAGCCGGTGTTACCCCACACACCTGTCCCAACTACCCCTACTGTGGACCAACGCCGGCAAAGAAGTGGTCAGGAGCCGCTCCCGCCTACGGTGGTGGACATGGTTGGGCCGGCAGCCATGCCGCACCCGTCTGGGGTCACGCTGGTGCTTATGGTGGTCAGCAGGGACCAGCTCCGGCTCGATATCCCGCTGGTGTCAGCCCTCATGCTTGTCCCAACTACCCCTACTGTCACTGA